The following coding sequences are from one Candidatus Bathyarchaeota archaeon window:
- a CDS encoding alpha-ribazole phosphatase CobZ: protein MNQTTKPALLKFLEKHGIGLRELLDCALEFYVPHPGVETKEKAEEVLTDEFLDALSDVNVSTLITGAFLLQKEAEAERIPGLTLERFDGKPGLVADELIGIAVADYIAGSKGVFEFVRFDQAKPGILKTLGALTNDPIGGLVAGVSANMYTRAFKNSKAAQP, encoded by the coding sequence ATGAACCAGACAACTAAGCCCGCACTGCTAAAGTTTTTGGAAAAACACGGCATTGGGTTGCGTGAACTGCTGGATTGCGCATTAGAATTTTATGTTCCTCACCCCGGCGTGGAAACCAAAGAGAAAGCCGAAGAAGTCCTAACTGACGAGTTTTTGGATGCCCTCTCGGACGTAAATGTTTCCACGCTTATCACGGGAGCGTTTTTGCTGCAAAAAGAAGCCGAAGCCGAAAGAATCCCCGGCTTAACCTTAGAACGCTTTGACGGAAAACCCGGCTTAGTAGCAGACGAACTCATCGGAATAGCAGTAGCCGACTACATCGCAGGCTCCAAAGGCGTATTCGAATTCGTCCGCTTCGACCAAGCCAAACCCGGCATACTCAAAACATTAGGCGCCCTAACCAACGACCCCATAGGCGGCTTAGTCGCAGGCGTATCAGCCAACATGTACACCAGAGCATTCAAAAACTCAAAAGCCGCTCAACCCTAA
- a CDS encoding ABC transporter substrate-binding protein, with the protein MTKNTRLYVTAIAVIVVVAVVGVGTFLLYQGQDPTGDTGAPVATLTDNTGYVLNLTEYPERIVSLAPANTQILFAVGAGDNVVGVTDYCNYPYDFSAWVEAGNMSSIGNYFNPNIEPIVDLNPDLVLASLGSIDVVDQLRDLGYNVLTLNPPDLNGVLDNVILVGQATNHENQATTLVNELQQRIDTVETALQDTTTTPKVYIEIWSDPYTSAGKDTAINELIKLAGGQNIFENATNPYPQVSSEAIIEQNPDIIIFPTSMGEDAFWGSFDEVSHRDGWSNIPAIQNNDLYTINGDLINQPGPRQVDALEALAQIIHPELCGEYTGTT; encoded by the coding sequence GTGACGAAAAATACCCGTTTGTACGTAACCGCCATAGCAGTTATTGTTGTTGTAGCTGTGGTTGGTGTTGGAACTTTCTTGTTGTATCAAGGGCAAGACCCTACTGGCGACACTGGCGCTCCTGTTGCCACTTTGACAGATAACACTGGATATGTCTTGAATTTAACCGAGTACCCAGAGCGCATAGTTTCTTTGGCTCCAGCTAACACTCAGATACTCTTCGCCGTAGGAGCAGGCGACAACGTAGTGGGCGTAACCGACTACTGCAATTACCCCTACGACTTCTCAGCTTGGGTAGAAGCAGGCAACATGTCAAGCATAGGCAACTACTTCAACCCTAACATTGAACCCATCGTGGACTTGAACCCTGACCTGGTTCTTGCAAGCTTAGGAAGCATCGACGTAGTTGACCAACTTCGCGACCTAGGCTACAATGTTTTAACCCTCAACCCCCCAGACCTAAACGGCGTGCTTGACAACGTCATCTTAGTAGGACAAGCCACAAACCACGAAAACCAAGCAACCACCCTAGTCAACGAACTGCAGCAAAGAATCGACACCGTTGAAACCGCACTGCAAGACACAACAACCACCCCAAAAGTCTACATTGAAATCTGGAGTGACCCCTACACCAGCGCCGGCAAAGACACCGCCATCAACGAATTAATCAAACTCGCAGGCGGACAAAACATCTTCGAAAACGCAACCAACCCCTACCCACAAGTCAGCTCCGAAGCCATAATCGAACAAAACCCCGACATCATCATCTTCCCAACATCCATGGGTGAAGACGCTTTCTGGGGCAGCTTTGATGAAGTATCACACCGCGATGGATGGAGCAACATACCCGCCATACAAAACAACGACCTCTACACCATAAACGGCGACCTAATCAACCAGCCAGGACCACGCCAAGTAGACGCCCTAGAAGCTCTCGCACAGATAATTCACCCTGAACTCTGCGGCGAATACACAGGCACCACCTAA
- a CDS encoding iron chelate uptake ABC transporter family permease subunit has translation MEPRKPASSTRTSRWKLHFLLLILLFVVVVFISLNFGFSQIPLPDVSQILLKNIPGIGGSIQLTDFQALKEPIIMAIRLPRILCGALVGAALAASGTIYQGMFRNPMADPFVIGASQGAALGAAIAIVLGVGTSVFGSSAIPVFAFLGCITSVLIVYSISRIGSRVPITTLLLSGIAIGLFELAIVTYLQTIAGEKLGPLTFWIIGSLSSSRITWGGLLSILPFVVVGIIITYLYSRDLNIFTLGEDQAQHLGINLERTKLILLITGAFMTAAAVSISGLIGFIGLMIPHLTRLLVGPDHRVLLPASVLLGASFLVLCDGVARLLTSPSSPSEVPVGVITVVCGVSFFLFLLRRKKRVDAF, from the coding sequence TTGGAGCCCCGAAAACCCGCAAGCTCTACACGTACTTCCCGATGGAAACTTCATTTCCTATTGCTTATTTTGCTCTTCGTAGTTGTCGTCTTCATATCTTTGAATTTTGGTTTCTCCCAAATTCCCCTTCCCGACGTTTCCCAGATACTGCTCAAAAACATCCCAGGAATAGGTGGAAGCATTCAACTTACTGATTTTCAAGCCCTCAAAGAACCTATAATCATGGCGATTCGTTTGCCCAGAATTCTGTGCGGTGCTTTGGTGGGGGCGGCTTTGGCTGCTTCAGGAACCATCTATCAGGGCATGTTCCGAAACCCCATGGCTGACCCCTTTGTTATCGGTGCCTCTCAGGGCGCAGCGTTAGGTGCCGCAATCGCTATTGTTTTGGGCGTGGGCACCTCTGTTTTTGGTTCTAGCGCAATTCCTGTTTTCGCGTTTTTGGGTTGCATAACTTCCGTGCTTATTGTGTACTCTATATCGCGCATCGGTTCGCGTGTTCCTATAACTACGTTGTTGCTTTCAGGTATCGCCATTGGTCTCTTCGAATTAGCTATAGTTACTTACCTGCAGACCATCGCAGGCGAGAAGCTGGGTCCTTTGACGTTTTGGATAATTGGCAGCTTAAGCTCTTCACGCATAACATGGGGCGGCTTACTAAGCATCCTACCCTTCGTCGTGGTAGGCATCATCATAACTTATCTTTACTCGCGTGACCTAAACATTTTTACTTTAGGAGAAGACCAAGCCCAGCACTTGGGCATTAACTTGGAGCGAACAAAACTGATTCTGCTAATCACAGGAGCATTCATGACCGCAGCAGCTGTTTCCATTAGCGGCTTGATTGGGTTTATCGGCTTAATGATTCCGCACCTGACCCGCCTGCTGGTAGGTCCCGACCACCGCGTTTTATTGCCCGCGTCGGTGCTGCTGGGCGCCTCCTTCTTGGTGCTGTGTGACGGCGTGGCAAGGTTGCTTACGTCTCCTTCTTCTCCCAGTGAAGTGCCAGTGGGCGTGATAACGGTTGTTTGCGGAGTGAGCTTCTTCTTGTTTTTGCTGCGGCGAAAGAAAAGGGTGGATGCGTTTTGA
- a CDS encoding ABC transporter ATP-binding protein translates to MKIEGVSCFYDSVKVLEDVCLSVETGTFLGILGPNGSGKTTLLKSISRVLKPQKGAILLDDSDVYQMKTSEAAKNMAVVPQDSSITFSFKALDIVLMGRTPHLSRFETEGDKDLAIARQAMEYTGTWHLADRLVTELSGGERQRVIIARALTQQPKILLLDEPTSHLDICNQLEIMDLLKHLCKEQKLLIIGVFHDFNLAARYCDSIILLKDGKIVDAGKTANTLNSENIQKVFGIDTIVNRHPVTDLPYVIPISKPKDQKRKNIRVHLICGAGTGSMLMKILTDAGYTVTAGVLNQLDTDHESALSLGVEMASEAPLSPITDAAHEANLELIAKANAVILTSVPFGWGNLRNLEAAQFALKRGVLTFVVDRVPVKDRDFTKGKASKLFSELEALGAVFVGGQEEILELLNVSEDKLKAAKVSSKDVLAHLKPKKGT, encoded by the coding sequence TTGAAAATTGAGGGTGTCTCCTGCTTCTATGACTCTGTCAAAGTGCTCGAAGACGTCTGTTTATCCGTGGAGACAGGTACGTTCTTGGGCATTTTAGGTCCTAACGGCTCAGGGAAAACTACGCTGCTCAAAAGCATCAGCCGCGTCCTCAAACCCCAAAAAGGCGCGATTTTGCTTGACGACTCAGACGTGTACCAAATGAAAACCTCTGAAGCCGCCAAAAACATGGCAGTTGTCCCCCAAGACAGCTCCATCACGTTTAGCTTCAAAGCCTTAGACATCGTACTTATGGGGCGCACCCCGCATCTGTCACGTTTTGAAACCGAAGGCGACAAAGACCTCGCCATAGCACGACAAGCCATGGAGTACACGGGAACATGGCACCTAGCCGACCGTCTAGTCACTGAGCTTAGCGGCGGAGAACGCCAAAGAGTAATCATAGCACGTGCCCTAACCCAGCAACCAAAAATCCTGCTCCTTGACGAACCCACCAGCCACCTAGACATTTGCAACCAACTCGAAATCATGGACCTGCTCAAACACCTATGCAAAGAACAAAAACTGCTAATCATCGGCGTCTTCCACGACTTCAACCTCGCCGCACGCTACTGCGACTCCATAATCCTTCTCAAAGACGGCAAAATCGTAGACGCAGGCAAAACCGCAAACACCCTAAACAGCGAAAACATCCAAAAAGTCTTTGGCATAGACACTATCGTAAACCGCCACCCCGTAACTGATTTGCCCTACGTCATACCCATCTCTAAACCCAAAGACCAAAAACGCAAAAACATACGAGTGCACCTGATTTGCGGCGCAGGAACAGGCAGTATGCTCATGAAAATCCTCACCGACGCAGGCTACACCGTAACAGCAGGCGTCTTGAACCAGCTAGATACTGACCATGAATCCGCCTTGTCGCTGGGTGTAGAGATGGCAAGTGAAGCTCCCCTCTCGCCTATAACGGATGCGGCGCATGAAGCTAACTTGGAGTTAATTGCCAAGGCAAACGCCGTGATTCTAACATCGGTTCCTTTTGGCTGGGGCAACCTTCGCAATTTAGAAGCCGCACAGTTCGCGTTAAAACGCGGAGTTTTGACGTTTGTGGTTGACCGTGTCCCCGTGAAGGACCGCGATTTCACGAAGGGAAAAGCTTCAAAGTTGTTTTCGGAGTTAGAGGCGTTGGGGGCTGTGTTTGTGGGTGGTCAGGAGGAGATTTTAGAGTTGCTAAACGTGTCTGAGGATAAGCTTAAGGCAGCAAAGGTGTCTTCAAAAGATGTGCTTGCCCACCTTAAACCCAAAAAGGGAACTTAA
- a CDS encoding diphthine--ammonia ligase, with amino-acid sequence MKVVVSWSGGKDSCFALYKALEDGLEVVSLLTFMKSDEQSNFHGINAKILDEQALSLGFPLAKCVTTPEGYEEQFKEALSGFKEKGAEGLVTGDIYEVSGHEERWLERMCREVDLKPIRPLWQADTKQLFKEFIDAGFNATVVRTNPKALTTDWLGRQLNNQFLEDILKLDNVDPCGEGGEYHTVMTDGPNFKNRINLIDTKKQTVDGFGRLEIMGFTVTPKQGQQ; translated from the coding sequence ATGAAAGTTGTAGTTTCTTGGAGTGGAGGAAAAGATAGCTGTTTTGCTCTGTATAAAGCGTTGGAGGACGGCTTGGAAGTTGTTAGTCTTTTGACTTTTATGAAGAGTGATGAGCAGTCGAATTTCCATGGAATAAACGCGAAGATTTTGGATGAGCAAGCTTTGTCTCTTGGTTTTCCGTTGGCGAAATGCGTGACAACCCCTGAAGGTTACGAGGAGCAGTTCAAAGAGGCACTAAGCGGGTTCAAAGAAAAAGGCGCGGAAGGCTTGGTAACTGGCGACATATACGAGGTCTCAGGGCATGAAGAACGCTGGCTAGAACGCATGTGCCGCGAAGTAGACCTAAAACCCATACGTCCCCTCTGGCAAGCAGACACCAAACAACTCTTCAAAGAATTCATAGACGCAGGCTTTAACGCAACCGTCGTACGCACCAACCCCAAAGCCCTAACCACAGATTGGCTAGGCAGACAACTCAACAACCAGTTCCTAGAAGACATCCTAAAACTCGACAACGTCGACCCCTGCGGCGAAGGCGGCGAATACCACACCGTCATGACCGACGGCCCCAACTTCAAAAACCGCATAAACCTCATAGACACCAAAAAACAAACCGTAGATGGTTTTGGACGACTAGAAATCATGGGGTTCACGGTTACACCCAAACAGGGGCAACAGTAA
- a CDS encoding TIGR00303 family protein, producing the protein MAAVSGVLTAQNQPKAQAFLKQIQGKKAQFILTIATTETAKISGISAAGKHPEFTDYTPPADAELLLLGKCKCINGVPVTPDGIPTPALIAMSALKAADIPVLIASGGLQIKPQVPYLELGGSPGRDIQTGNAVDNAAEVIERAKLAGEHLAKSADYLVIGESIPGGTTTALGVLSAMGINAKGKVSSSLPDNPHDLKNQAVQKGLAAAGIGFGGFAKEPVKAISCLGDPMMAAFAGLVLGAAPQVPVLMAGGTQMTSVLAAVNALNPKVLCNIAVGTTRWVLNDTSSDIQGIIAQISPEVPVLAADLNFGASRFDGLKAYEQGIVKEGVGAGGTSIAAMAKYEGAITTNTLLSDIEKNYAALMNLK; encoded by the coding sequence ATGGCAGCCGTCTCTGGCGTGTTAACTGCCCAAAACCAGCCCAAAGCACAGGCGTTCCTGAAGCAAATCCAAGGCAAAAAAGCGCAGTTCATACTAACCATAGCCACCACTGAAACCGCTAAAATCTCTGGCATATCCGCCGCGGGCAAACACCCTGAATTCACCGACTACACCCCACCCGCCGACGCTGAACTGCTCTTGCTTGGCAAATGCAAATGCATAAACGGTGTCCCAGTCACGCCAGACGGCATCCCAACCCCCGCCCTCATCGCCATGTCCGCCCTAAAAGCGGCTGATATCCCCGTTTTGATAGCCAGTGGCGGTTTGCAAATCAAGCCCCAAGTTCCCTACCTAGAGTTAGGCGGTAGCCCTGGCAGAGATATCCAAACAGGCAACGCCGTAGATAACGCTGCAGAAGTTATCGAACGCGCAAAACTGGCAGGTGAGCACTTGGCAAAATCTGCGGATTACTTGGTAATTGGCGAGAGCATCCCTGGCGGAACAACCACCGCTTTGGGCGTTTTATCTGCCATGGGCATAAATGCTAAAGGGAAAGTCAGCAGCAGTCTCCCCGATAATCCCCATGACCTAAAAAACCAAGCCGTACAAAAAGGGTTAGCCGCGGCAGGCATAGGCTTTGGAGGCTTTGCCAAGGAGCCTGTAAAGGCGATTTCGTGTCTGGGCGACCCCATGATGGCGGCGTTTGCAGGGCTGGTTTTGGGTGCGGCTCCGCAGGTTCCCGTGTTGATGGCTGGGGGCACACAGATGACCTCTGTCTTAGCTGCAGTTAACGCCTTAAACCCCAAAGTCCTGTGCAACATAGCCGTAGGCACGACTCGTTGGGTTCTAAACGATACGTCCTCAGACATCCAAGGCATAATCGCGCAAATTTCGCCTGAGGTTCCCGTTTTGGCGGCGGATTTGAATTTTGGTGCGTCACGGTTTGACGGGTTAAAAGCTTACGAGCAAGGCATAGTCAAAGAAGGCGTAGGCGCAGGCGGAACCTCCATAGCCGCCATGGCAAAATACGAAGGCGCCATAACCACCAATACCCTGCTAAGCGACATAGAAAAAAACTATGCTGCCCTTATGAACTTAAAGTGA
- the cobS gene encoding adenosylcobinamide-GDP ribazoletransferase, whose protein sequence is MFKAIKNLLAFLTVIPVRMDMDCLVDSARYMYLFPLIGALLGLLAGAFGYAMFLFLPASVAGALTLGVLLLLTGLHHADGLLDFGDAIMYQGTAERKIEIMHDQLTGAGALGLGIMTYITTAIAFGELQLGLVIQSVIIIELCAKLAMVVGARAGKAAHKGMNSSFLEQMHGAKGSLRLIAAVALSLLVAVPLMWLSGFPLVGFAVVAASVLTGLVMVFISHKHFKCITGDVLGATNELTRLVCTIVLLATVMAL, encoded by the coding sequence GTGTTTAAAGCCATAAAGAACCTGCTCGCGTTCCTAACCGTGATTCCCGTACGCATGGATATGGACTGCTTAGTGGATTCTGCACGGTACATGTACCTCTTCCCCCTCATCGGGGCACTTTTGGGGTTGCTGGCAGGCGCTTTTGGCTACGCAATGTTTTTGTTTCTTCCCGCTTCGGTCGCGGGGGCGTTAACGCTGGGCGTTTTGCTTCTCCTCACAGGCTTGCACCACGCGGACGGTTTGCTGGATTTTGGCGACGCCATCATGTACCAAGGAACTGCTGAACGCAAAATCGAAATCATGCACGACCAACTCACAGGCGCAGGCGCACTAGGCTTGGGCATTATGACCTACATAACAACGGCGATAGCTTTTGGGGAGCTGCAGCTTGGGCTTGTGATTCAAAGCGTAATCATCATCGAATTATGCGCTAAACTTGCCATGGTCGTCGGGGCACGGGCAGGAAAAGCCGCCCACAAAGGCATGAACTCCTCGTTCCTTGAGCAGATGCACGGCGCCAAAGGCAGCTTACGCTTGATAGCAGCGGTTGCGTTGTCTTTGCTGGTCGCGGTTCCGCTCATGTGGCTCTCAGGCTTCCCCCTTGTGGGCTTTGCCGTGGTAGCGGCTTCAGTGCTCACGGGGTTAGTTATGGTTTTCATTTCGCACAAGCACTTCAAATGCATCACAGGCGACGTTTTAGGCGCAACCAACGAACTCACCCGCCTAGTCTGCACCATAGTTCTGCTCGCAACGGTGATGGCGCTATGA
- a CDS encoding NTP transferase domain-containing protein translates to MTVTALIMAGGKGTRMALKTEKPLILVGGNPVIDHVLYALQNAKTIDNIAVAITDNTPNTTQHLQTHFPQITVVKTPGKEYVSDMGNAVKQLNLQTVMAIAADLPLITSQVIDEIITAYYKCNKPTLAVAVPQETKRKLGMGLGYAFEHDGQQVVPAGINIIDGTKIDDGELEQAVYITDKPQVAVNINTTQELQIAQNLTKNRQ, encoded by the coding sequence ATGACTGTAACGGCGCTTATCATGGCAGGCGGCAAAGGCACACGCATGGCACTTAAAACCGAAAAGCCCCTCATCCTCGTTGGCGGCAACCCCGTAATCGACCACGTCTTGTATGCGCTGCAAAACGCCAAAACCATCGACAACATCGCCGTAGCCATAACAGACAACACCCCCAACACCACACAACACCTCCAAACACACTTCCCCCAAATCACCGTAGTCAAAACCCCTGGCAAAGAATACGTCTCCGACATGGGTAACGCCGTCAAACAACTAAACCTGCAAACCGTCATGGCAATCGCCGCCGACCTCCCCCTCATAACCAGCCAAGTCATAGACGAAATCATAACCGCATACTACAAATGCAACAAACCCACCCTCGCCGTTGCCGTGCCCCAAGAAACCAAACGCAAATTAGGCATGGGCCTAGGCTACGCCTTCGAACACGACGGGCAACAAGTCGTCCCCGCAGGCATCAACATCATAGACGGCACAAAAATCGACGACGGCGAACTCGAACAAGCAGTCTACATCACCGACAAACCCCAAGTCGCCGTAAACATCAACACCACCCAAGAACTCCAAATCGCACAAAACCTCACCAAAAACCGCCAATAG